In Desulfobacterales bacterium, a single window of DNA contains:
- a CDS encoding DUF2238 domain-containing protein, with amino-acid sequence MKSLPFSYYRTPLVLLGIVIAVCVATVWAPPAGRISWLLEVGPGLAGIAVLICLYRRFPMSQMVYWCVFLHMFILIYGGFYTYAKTPLGNWAMDAFGFSRNHYDRVGHIALGVFPVFIVREVLLRVTPLQKGGWFYFIVFSIILAIAAFWELLEWWIALLAAPDVGTAFLGSQGDIWDAQWDMFLALVGAMVAVPLMYRLHDKSMARTEKYLA; translated from the coding sequence ATGAAGTCCTTACCGTTTTCCTATTACCGCACGCCGTTAGTCCTGCTGGGCATTGTCATCGCTGTCTGTGTTGCCACCGTATGGGCGCCGCCGGCCGGCAGAATCAGCTGGCTGCTGGAGGTGGGTCCCGGGCTGGCTGGTATTGCGGTGCTCATCTGCCTTTACCGCCGCTTTCCCATGTCGCAGATGGTCTACTGGTGCGTTTTTTTGCATATGTTTATTTTAATCTACGGCGGTTTTTACACCTACGCCAAAACGCCCCTGGGCAACTGGGCCATGGACGCCTTCGGCTTCAGCCGCAATCATTATGATCGCGTGGGCCATATCGCCCTGGGTGTTTTTCCGGTTTTTATCGTTCGCGAAGTTTTGCTGCGCGTCACCCCCTTGCAAAAAGGGGGCTGGTTTTATTTTATTGTCTTTAGCATCATACTGGCGATAGCAGCCTTCTGGGAGCTGCTCGAGTGGTGGATCGCGCTGCTGGCGGCCCCGGATGTCGGCACCGCCTTTTTGGGTTCCCAGGGCGATATCTGGGATGCGCAGTGGGATATGTTTTTAGCCCTTGTGGGGGCAATGGTCGCTGTGCCGCTGATGTATCGCCTGCATGACAAATCGATGGCACGTACAGAAAAGTATTTAGCCTGA
- a CDS encoding GNAT family N-acetyltransferase, translating to MLEIKLATDEDFVQIWPIIHEILRTGDTYPFAPETTRDEAFQIWMKKPKATYAALLDDQLVGTYYIKANQPGLGSHVCNCGYMVGAAARGKGIGRAMCQHSLVKACKLGFKAMQYNLVVSTNTGAVKLWQDLGFDIVGTLPKAFHHHEKGFIDAFVMYQWLDEK from the coding sequence ATGCTTGAAATCAAATTGGCAACCGATGAAGATTTTGTCCAGATCTGGCCCATTATTCATGAAATATTGCGCACAGGTGACACGTATCCGTTTGCGCCGGAAACCACCCGGGACGAAGCTTTTCAGATCTGGATGAAAAAACCAAAAGCCACCTATGCTGCCCTTCTGGATGATCAACTTGTGGGCACTTATTACATCAAAGCCAATCAGCCGGGGCTGGGGTCGCACGTGTGCAACTGCGGCTACATGGTGGGTGCCGCCGCTCGCGGCAAAGGGATCGGCCGGGCCATGTGCCAGCATTCGCTGGTTAAAGCCTGCAAGCTTGGATTCAAGGCCATGCAATATAATCTGGTGGTCAGCACCAACACCGGGGCGGTTAAGCTGTGGCAGGATTTGGGCTTTGATATTGTCGGCACCCTGCCCAAAGCCTTTCATCACCATGAAAAAGGGTTTATTGATGCCTTTGTCATGTATCAATGGCTGGATGAGAAATGA
- a CDS encoding 4Fe-4S double cluster binding domain-containing protein codes for MSDTGPTTPDWLDQWMATHGIELWGAADLRDFATPQFKNGRLPSALSWALPMNPHIMVTIQQGPNQAYADEYARVNDRLNELAQLLADTIISHGFQAAALAASERTDRVNIKGVFPQKTAATRAGLGWIGRHCQLITRNYGSWVRLGTVFTDMILPFGKPMARSFCGRCMRCVEACPADALQGSAWYPGIERHKILDVRACDRWKKENYLQYHQGHNCGICSAVCPYGLKVLKKQP; via the coding sequence TTGAGCGATACCGGCCCGACCACACCTGACTGGCTTGACCAATGGATGGCCACCCATGGCATTGAACTCTGGGGAGCGGCGGATCTGCGGGACTTTGCCACGCCGCAGTTTAAAAATGGGCGGCTGCCGTCCGCGCTTTCATGGGCGCTTCCCATGAACCCGCACATAATGGTCACCATTCAACAGGGCCCCAATCAAGCCTATGCCGATGAATATGCCCGGGTCAATGATCGTTTAAATGAATTGGCCCAACTGCTGGCAGACACCATCATCAGCCACGGCTTTCAAGCAGCTGCCCTGGCGGCCTCTGAACGCACCGACAGGGTCAACATCAAAGGCGTTTTTCCCCAGAAAACCGCTGCCACCCGGGCAGGATTGGGCTGGATCGGTCGACACTGCCAACTGATCACGCGCAATTACGGCTCCTGGGTCCGGCTGGGCACCGTTTTCACCGATATGATACTCCCGTTTGGCAAGCCAATGGCGCGCAGCTTTTGCGGCCGCTGCATGCGTTGTGTTGAAGCCTGCCCGGCCGATGCATTGCAGGGCAGCGCCTGGTACCCGGGAATTGAAAGACATAAAATTTTAGATGTGCGCGCCTGCGATCGCTGGAAAAAGGAAAATTACTTACAATACCACCAGGGGCACAACTGCGGCATTTGTTCAGCGGTTTGCCCCTATGGTCTTAAGGTTTTAAAAAAGCAGCCCTGA
- a CDS encoding HAD family hydrolase → MTIQGYFFDLYGTLLVYGDMNRAWSDWLSTFYDLLNAQGMQCTRADFSEACDGFFSAAPPVVARGDQLTVLERRILRLCAAYNHQPGKTELREIADRIAAAWQTHIATDPQAMPVLKQLKQLQKTVGLVSNFDHPPHVRRLLAENGWANIFDTIIISSEVGVKKPDPAIFELALQHAGIAPAQAVYVGDTQDDVTGAIAAGIQPVFITRTDNPTDSSALDFQMAVGQPPVAENSSSNSALMTIYDLEEILTLAT, encoded by the coding sequence ATGACGATACAGGGATATTTTTTTGATCTATACGGCACCCTGCTGGTTTACGGGGATATGAATCGTGCCTGGTCGGACTGGCTTTCCACCTTTTATGATCTGTTAAACGCACAGGGAATGCAGTGCACCAGAGCCGATTTTTCAGAGGCCTGCGACGGCTTTTTCAGCGCCGCTCCGCCGGTAGTGGCCCGGGGAGATCAGTTAACGGTTCTCGAACGCCGAATCCTGCGTTTGTGCGCAGCATACAACCATCAACCGGGTAAGACCGAATTGCGGGAAATTGCCGATCGGATCGCCGCCGCATGGCAAACCCATATTGCTACCGATCCTCAAGCCATGCCGGTTTTAAAGCAGTTAAAGCAGCTGCAAAAAACCGTCGGTCTGGTGAGCAATTTTGATCACCCGCCGCATGTACGGCGTCTATTGGCAGAAAATGGCTGGGCCAATATCTTTGATACCATTATCATATCCAGTGAGGTTGGGGTCAAAAAACCGGATCCGGCCATTTTTGAACTGGCGCTGCAGCACGCCGGGATTGCGCCGGCACAAGCTGTTTATGTCGGCGATACGCAGGATGATGTGACCGGTGCCATTGCTGCCGGGATCCAGCCGGTTTTTATTACCCGTACGGACAACCCCACAGACAGCAGTGCTCTGGATTTTCAGATGGCCGTAGGTCAGCCACCGGTTGCAGAAAACAGTAGCTCGAACAGCGCGCTGATGACCATTTACGATTTAGAGGAAATTTTAACCCTGGCAACCTAG